One Silene latifolia isolate original U9 population chromosome 4, ASM4854445v1, whole genome shotgun sequence DNA segment encodes these proteins:
- the LOC141651582 gene encoding uncharacterized protein LOC141651582, with amino-acid sequence MTQDVPNSASSSDPKIDHLSPFSFANQEGPGQNITHIKLRKDNYEEWRRFMRMSLKSRRKFGFCDGTIAKPTDKFLLDQWEVVHYTVVQWIMHSVDPSIRDSISYSEDASVLWNELEERFYIVDGSKIQSLKAQLNDCKQTKGMTVMTYYRNLKALWEAIAANEPLLACKCGHCTCGIAKEALAHQDSKRLQKFFMGLDASLYITIRSNQLALDPLPSLNCAY; translated from the coding sequence ATGACACAAGACGTCCCCAATTCCGCTTCCTCTTCCGATCCTAAAATAGACCATttatctcctttttcttttgctAATCAAGAAGGACCAGGGCAAAATATTACTCATATCAAACTCCGAAAAGACAATTACGAAGAATGGCGTCGTTTTATGCGTATGTCTCTTAAATCGAGACGCAAATTCGGTTTTTGTGACGGTACTATTGCTAAGCCGACTGATAAATTCCTTCTCGATCAGTGGGAGGTGGTTCATTACACCGTCGTGCAATGGATTATGCACTCGGTGGATCCGTCCATTCGCGATAGCATTTCTTATAGTGAGGATGCGTCGGTCTTATGGAATGAATTAGAAGAAAGGTTCTATATTGTTGATGGCTCTAAAATTCAATCGCTCAAGGCACAACTTAATGACTGCAAGCAGACGAAGGGCATGACTGTGATGACCTATTACAGAAATTTGAAGGCTTTGTGGGAGGCCATCGCTGCTAATGAACCGCTCCTTGCCTGTAAATGTGGTCATTGCACCTGTGGCATCGCGAAGGAGGCTCTTGCACACCAGGATTCGAAGCGCCTCCAAAAATTCTTTATGGGCCTCGATGCTTCTCTTTATATCACTATTCGCTCCAATCAATTGGCTTTGGATCCACTTCCATCCCTCAATTGCGCTTATTAG